One genomic window of bacterium includes the following:
- a CDS encoding type II toxin-antitoxin system RelE/ParE family toxin: MQVDLRALAAADIEAAVDHYRDEAGPQVALDFVDALAAAINHLRNHPNSGSLRFAFELEIPELRSWPLPKFPYLIFYVPEDGRVDIWRVLHARRDIPGLPVV, encoded by the coding sequence GTGCAGGTCGACCTTCGCGCCCTCGCCGCCGCCGACATTGAGGCCGCGGTCGATCACTACCGAGACGAAGCCGGCCCGCAGGTAGCTCTCGACTTCGTGGACGCGCTCGCGGCCGCCATCAACCATCTCCGCAACCATCCGAACAGCGGCTCCCTCCGGTTTGCGTTCGAACTCGAGATCCCGGAGTTGCGGAGTTGGCCTCTCCCGAAGTTTCCCTACCTCATCTTCTACGTGCCTGAGGACGGCCGCGTCGACATCTGGCGCGTCCTGCATGCCAGGCGAGACATCCCGGGCCTACCTGTCGTCTGA
- a CDS encoding ATP-binding protein, whose amino-acid sequence MLDCPLQRLVGPSLRSRLSVMPAVVVTGARQTGKSTLVQELMPGPRRYFSFDDLDVVDAARRDPEVLVGGSEPVTLDEVQREPGVLSAVKRAIDRERTPGRFLLTGSANLLLMRRVSESLAGRASYLLLSPMTRREQRGRGRGGIWSELLDADERHWSEIVAMQPEEPEDWKELAVRGGFPVPALELGTPDQRAIWFGGYVTTYLERDLQNLSAVSALPDFRRLMRAVCLRLGGLVNKTELGRDVALPQTTVHRYLNLLETSLLLVRVPAYAVNRTKRLIKSPKLYCADIGLALHLAQVAPNGAHLENLVLADLLAWRATRTDHAEVCYWRTTAGEEVDFVVEVGGRLLPIEVKTTQRPTLRDIRHLRSFRAEYPEAARPGLLLHTGTAVEWLAPDVLAAPWWRIL is encoded by the coding sequence ATGCTGGATTGTCCACTGCAGCGTCTCGTAGGCCCGAGCCTGCGGTCTCGCCTCTCGGTGATGCCCGCGGTGGTGGTAACCGGCGCGCGGCAGACGGGCAAGAGCACCCTGGTTCAGGAACTCATGCCCGGGCCGCGCCGCTACTTCTCCTTCGACGACTTGGATGTGGTCGACGCGGCCCGCCGCGACCCTGAGGTCCTAGTGGGGGGAAGCGAGCCGGTGACGCTCGACGAGGTGCAGCGCGAACCCGGCGTCCTGAGCGCGGTGAAGCGGGCCATCGACCGTGAGCGCACACCGGGGCGGTTCCTGCTGACGGGGTCGGCCAACCTGCTGTTGATGCGGCGCGTCTCGGAGTCGCTCGCTGGCCGGGCGAGCTATCTCCTGCTCTCTCCGATGACCAGGCGCGAGCAGCGGGGGAGGGGACGGGGCGGCATCTGGAGTGAACTTCTGGACGCCGACGAGCGGCATTGGTCCGAGATCGTGGCGATGCAGCCTGAGGAACCCGAGGATTGGAAAGAACTCGCGGTCCGGGGTGGATTCCCAGTGCCAGCGTTGGAACTCGGGACGCCGGATCAGCGGGCGATCTGGTTCGGCGGCTACGTGACGACGTACCTGGAGCGCGATCTGCAGAACCTCTCGGCCGTCTCAGCGCTCCCGGACTTCCGGCGGTTGATGCGGGCCGTGTGCCTGCGACTGGGCGGGTTGGTCAACAAGACCGAGTTGGGGCGCGACGTCGCGCTGCCGCAGACGACGGTGCATCGCTACCTCAACCTGCTCGAGACGTCGCTGCTCCTAGTACGCGTCCCCGCCTACGCGGTCAACCGCACCAAGCGTCTCATCAAGTCGCCGAAGCTCTACTGTGCCGACATCGGCCTGGCGTTGCATCTGGCGCAGGTCGCCCCCAATGGCGCGCACTTGGAGAACCTCGTTCTGGCTGACCTGCTGGCCTGGCGCGCCACCCGCACCGATCACGCAGAGGTCTGCTACTGGCGCACCACGGCTGGAGAAGAGGTCGACTTCGTCGTGGAGGTGGGCGGCCGCCTGCTCCCGATCGAGGTCAAGACGACGCAACGTCCCACCCTTCGCGACATCAGGCACCTTCGGTCCTTCCGGGCGGAATACCCCGAAGCGGCGCGACCCGGCTTGCTGCTCCACACCGGCACCGCAGTCGAGTGGCTGGCCCCCGACGTCCTCGCCGCACCCTGGTGGCGGATTCTGTAG
- a CDS encoding type II toxin-antitoxin system Phd/YefM family antitoxin: protein MNEVAVSEARNRLAEVIEETRRSGEPISVTRRGRRVAVILDSDAFDRLVDSADDAADRRELEAARRDDDYVPWDEVKAALGLE from the coding sequence ATGAATGAGGTGGCGGTAAGCGAGGCGCGAAACCGGCTGGCCGAGGTGATCGAGGAGACCCGCCGCTCAGGCGAGCCGATCTCGGTGACGCGGCGCGGTCGGCGGGTCGCCGTGATCCTGGACTCCGACGCATTCGACCGGCTCGTCGACAGTGCGGACGACGCCGCTGATCGCCGCGAGCTCGAGGCCGCGCGGCGCGACGACGACTACGTGCCCTGGGATGAGGTGAAGGCTGCGCTGGGACTCGAGTGA
- a CDS encoding type II toxin-antitoxin system RelE/ParE family toxin, which translates to MSRYTVEIARRAVKAIAQLPRVEQQRVRAAIDLLADEPRPSGCVALAGEESVYRVRVGDYRILYEVIDARLLIHVVRVAHRREAYRRR; encoded by the coding sequence GTGAGCCGCTACACCGTCGAGATCGCCCGCCGGGCGGTCAAGGCGATCGCCCAGCTTCCGCGCGTCGAGCAGCAGCGGGTTCGAGCAGCGATTGACCTGCTGGCCGACGAGCCGCGGCCTTCGGGCTGCGTCGCGCTGGCAGGCGAGGAGTCCGTGTACCGGGTACGCGTCGGCGACTACCGGATCCTCTACGAGGTCATCGACGCCCGCCTGCTGATTCACGTCGTCCGCGTCGCCCATCGCCGCGAGGCCTACCGGCGCCGCTGA
- a CDS encoding type II toxin-antitoxin system ParD family antitoxin, whose translation MTTMNVSLPDELKTFVDSQVNLGHYGSTSEYVRDLIRRDHDRRRLRAALLEGVRTLVVGTADAAYFESLRHQAQVEA comes from the coding sequence ATGACGACGATGAACGTCTCACTTCCCGACGAACTCAAGACATTCGTCGACTCCCAAGTCAACCTTGGCCACTACGGCTCGACGAGTGAGTATGTGCGTGATCTGATCCGACGGGACCACGACCGCCGCCGGCTCCGAGCCGCGCTCCTCGAAGGAGTTCGCACCCTCGTCGTCGGCACCGCAGACGCCGCCTACTTCGAGTCACTCCGACACCAAGCCCAGGTCGAGGCCTGA